A region of the Candidatus Syntrophosphaera sp. genome:
AACCCTCTGCTCCTACATTCACGACCTTTCCCTGCTGGAACAGAAAGCCTTCAGCGGGGAGGAGCTGAAAAACTTTCTCGGCAAGGCCAACAAGATCCTCAATTATCTATAGGCAAGAAGTTATTTGAACTCCTACTGAATAGTGAGGTAAGCGGGGCGATTTCGGTCGCCCCTTTTACAAACCAACTGGATGTTAGGATCAGTGCGGCCTTTTCCGAATAAAGAGCAGAATGCAGGCCAGCAGCAGGGTCCCGATGCCGGACATCACCCCGGCCAGCAGCAGCGGGGTCGTATAGCTGTTGGTCAAGCCATGCAGATAAGCCCCGGTGGGGATTGCTAAAGCCCCAAAGCCATAGGCGGAAAAGAGCAGGCCATAGTTCACTCCCAGATGCATCACGCCGAAAAACTCAGAGGCCAGCACCGGAAACAGGGCCAGCGTGACCCCGATGCCAATTCCCAGGACGATGCCGGCAAGATTGAGCAGGGCCAGGGTGTTGATGTAAAAAGGCAGGATCAGGAACACGGCGGTCTGCAGCACATAGACCATCACCATCAGTTGCAAGGCGCCGATCTTGTCGCTCAGGATCCCGGCCAGGGGCCGGCTCACGCCGTTGGTCAGGGCGAAGAATGACAGGGGTATTGCGGCTTGCAGCGGATCGAGATTCAACACCTCCTTGCCGAAGGAGGGCAGGATCCCGATGATCATCAGGCTGCCGAAGACCACCATCAAGAACGACAGCCAGGTGAACCAGAAAAGTTTTTCCTTCAGCATCTGCCGGGGATGCACGTCCTCCAGGATGCTGCTGGTTTGGCCTGTGAGGTGCATCGTTCCGAAGAGGTGGGTGAACCAGTCTTCGTCGGGAAACCGCACCAGCCGGGAGGCGTACCAGAGCACGGCAAAGGTTATGACCGCAAGCAGGATGAAGGTTCCGAAGATGCCGAACAGCGGCAGGGCGACCTTGGCCTTGAACGGGGCGAAAAAGAATGAAGCCAGCCCAAAGCCCATGACACCCAGCGAAACGGCCAGGCCCGGATGGTCGGGAAACCAGCGCCGGATCGGCGGCGCGATGCAGGAATAGGTGACCCCGCAAGCGATTCCGCCCACCACGCCGTAGGAAAAGACCAGCCACCATTTACTGACGGTGAAATGGACCAAAGCGCTGAGCAGATAGGCGATCAGGAATAGCAGGGCTCCGATCCTGAGCTGTTTGCGCAAGCCCAGTTTTTCCTGCAGCTTGCCCCCGGG
Encoded here:
- a CDS encoding OFA family MFS transporter, giving the protein MTDKNPIWRARWKVVWGGFLVAMVGGLSYSWGVFVEPMQSQFGWTKSDATLPLSVFMVVFAVMMIPGGKLQEKLGLRKQLRIGALLFLIAYLLSALVHFTVSKWWLVFSYGVVGGIACGVTYSCIAPPIRRWFPDHPGLAVSLGVMGFGLASFFFAPFKAKVALPLFGIFGTFILLAVITFAVLWYASRLVRFPDEDWFTHLFGTMHLTGQTSSILEDVHPRQMLKEKLFWFTWLSFLMVVFGSLMIIGILPSFGKEVLNLDPLQAAIPLSFFALTNGVSRPLAGILSDKIGALQLMVMVYVLQTAVFLILPFYINTLALLNLAGIVLGIGIGVTLALFPVLASEFFGVMHLGVNYGLLFSAYGFGALAIPTGAYLHGLTNSYTTPLLLAGVMSGIGTLLLACILLFIRKRPH